From Psychrobacillus sp. FSL K6-2836, a single genomic window includes:
- a CDS encoding PTS ascorbate transporter subunit IIC has product MAFVEFLMNEILSIPAVLVGLMVFIGLVAQRAATTKVMSGTLKSIIGFLILGAGAGVIVGSLDSLGGIIEEAFHIQGVIPNNEAVVAIAQQMFGTETALIMGFGFIANILFARFTPWKYIFLTGHHTFFMAALLSAVLGTSGMEGATLVIVGSLLLGFFMVAMPALGQPFMRQVTGNDDIAIGHFGTFGYISAGLIGKWFGNKAKSTEDIKISEKWSFLKDSLISTALTMIAIFIILAVLAGSDVVSSFSGDQNYIMFSIMQGIMFAAGLSIILLGVRMILNEIVPAFKGIADKLVPGAKPALDIPIVFPFAPTAVMIGFLFSFAGGLISMALLGVLSLPLIIPGLVPHFFTGAGAGVFGNATGGRIGAAAGGFVNGVLISFLPAFLLPVLGELGFANTTFGDSDFGVIGIIIGFIASLFS; this is encoded by the coding sequence ATGGCTTTTGTTGAATTCTTGATGAATGAAATTTTAAGCATTCCTGCTGTGTTAGTTGGTTTAATGGTATTTATCGGACTTGTTGCTCAGCGTGCTGCTACTACGAAAGTGATGTCTGGGACTCTTAAAAGTATTATAGGTTTTCTTATTTTAGGAGCAGGTGCGGGAGTAATTGTAGGCTCATTAGATTCGCTAGGCGGAATTATTGAAGAGGCCTTCCATATACAAGGTGTTATTCCGAATAATGAAGCGGTTGTTGCTATTGCTCAGCAAATGTTTGGTACGGAAACAGCACTTATTATGGGATTTGGATTCATTGCGAATATTTTATTTGCCCGTTTTACACCTTGGAAATATATCTTTTTAACGGGACATCATACATTCTTTATGGCCGCTTTGCTATCTGCCGTTTTAGGAACATCTGGCATGGAAGGGGCAACTTTAGTAATTGTCGGTTCCTTACTATTAGGATTTTTCATGGTTGCAATGCCAGCACTTGGCCAACCTTTTATGAGGCAAGTAACTGGAAATGACGATATTGCGATTGGTCATTTTGGAACATTTGGTTATATTTCTGCTGGCTTAATAGGGAAATGGTTTGGCAATAAAGCGAAATCCACTGAGGATATTAAAATCTCAGAGAAGTGGTCATTTCTGAAGGATTCATTGATATCTACTGCTTTAACTATGATAGCTATTTTCATCATATTAGCTGTTCTAGCTGGCTCGGATGTTGTGTCTAGTTTCTCCGGTGACCAAAATTATATTATGTTCAGTATTATGCAAGGTATCATGTTCGCTGCTGGTTTGAGTATTATTTTACTCGGTGTACGTATGATTCTAAATGAAATCGTGCCTGCTTTTAAAGGTATTGCAGATAAGCTTGTTCCTGGTGCAAAACCTGCTCTAGATATCCCAATTGTTTTCCCATTTGCCCCAACTGCTGTAATGATTGGTTTCCTTTTTAGCTTTGCTGGAGGACTTATTAGTATGGCGTTGTTAGGTGTATTGTCATTACCACTAATTATTCCAGGACTTGTGCCACATTTCTTTACAGGAGCGGGTGCGGGAGTTTTCGGTAATGCAACAGGAGGTCGAATTGGTGCTGCTGCGGGTGGGTTTGTAAATGGTGTTTTGATAAGCTTCTTGCCAGCATTTTTGTTGCCTGTTTTGGGAGAACTCGGATTTGCAAATACAACATTTGGTGATTCAGATTTTGGTGTAATTGGCATTATTATTGGATTTATTGCAAGTCTATTTAGCTAA
- a CDS encoding PTS sugar transporter subunit IIB encodes MKILAVCGMGFGSSMMLKITIEKILKEKGITADVETADFTTASSIYADIIFTNEEFAKQLEGGKVKVVSVKNIADTNEVRGALETVLNT; translated from the coding sequence ATGAAAATACTAGCAGTCTGCGGAATGGGTTTTGGATCAAGCATGATGTTGAAAATAACAATTGAAAAAATATTAAAGGAAAAAGGCATAACAGCGGATGTAGAGACTGCCGATTTTACAACAGCTTCGAGTATCTATGCAGATATCATTTTTACTAACGAAGAATTTGCTAAACAATTGGAAGGAGGAAAAGTAAAGGTTGTTAGTGTAAAAAATATTGCAGATACAAATGAAGTTAGAGGTGCATTGGAGACAGTATTAAACACATAA
- a CDS encoding PTS sugar transporter subunit IIA: MFKLKQAYNTKSNKGAKTLNRRILEKQGILLDVTAKDWEDAVRICGEILIKTGKVAATYVDAMIRNIHELGPYILIAPGVAMPHARPEDGVVQEGISVVVLKEEIAFKPGKEFKVLIGLAALNNETHIDILQKIAEVISKTDSIEQLKNATEHDEIFQLFQEKEEHRP, from the coding sequence ATGTTCAAACTCAAACAAGCATATAATACAAAAAGCAACAAAGGAGCAAAAACACTGAATCGTAGAATACTAGAAAAGCAAGGAATACTGCTAGATGTCACAGCGAAAGACTGGGAAGATGCTGTACGTATTTGCGGTGAAATACTTATAAAAACGGGAAAAGTAGCAGCGACTTATGTGGATGCAATGATTCGTAATATTCATGAGCTTGGACCATATATTTTAATAGCTCCTGGTGTAGCCATGCCTCATGCGCGTCCGGAAGATGGGGTTGTTCAAGAGGGAATTAGTGTCGTTGTCTTGAAGGAAGAGATTGCTTTTAAGCCTGGTAAGGAGTTTAAGGTATTAATCGGCTTGGCCGCTTTAAATAATGAAACACATATTGACATTTTACAAAAAATTGCGGAGGTGATTTCCAAAACGGATTCGATAGAGCAACTTAAAAATGCAACTGAGCATGATGAAATTTTTCAGTTATTCCAAGAAAAAGAGGAGCATAGGCCATGA
- a CDS encoding competence protein ComK: MKDNKSNSELIDSQTLMLESVFKDKVKTRIVTTHGVYYSEESTLNLLEDACNRFASTLEGRLKATKKLMNYSVKTPLLIEPNHFGAFPTMSYTHVECVWIFNHPFHVKEVGKRKSIILFSNGISVLVNASKHVLLKQHQRLHTSLNIYGIHHRNK, encoded by the coding sequence TTGAAGGATAATAAAAGTAATTCTGAATTGATTGATAGTCAAACATTAATGCTTGAATCCGTTTTTAAAGATAAGGTAAAGACGCGAATCGTGACGACCCATGGAGTATATTATTCAGAAGAGAGTACATTGAACTTGCTTGAAGATGCATGTAATCGATTTGCATCCACGTTAGAGGGACGCTTGAAGGCAACGAAAAAATTAATGAATTATTCGGTAAAGACACCACTACTAATAGAACCGAATCATTTTGGCGCTTTTCCAACTATGTCCTATACGCATGTGGAATGTGTATGGATTTTCAATCACCCTTTTCATGTGAAAGAGGTGGGCAAGAGAAAGTCAATCATCCTTTTTTCAAATGGAATCTCTGTTCTTGTTAATGCTTCGAAGCATGTATTGCTCAAACAACATCAAAGACTACACACCTCGTTAAATATATATGGTATCCACCATCGAAATAAGTAG
- a CDS encoding sigma-70 family RNA polymerase sigma factor, whose amino-acid sequence MTNFEEVLKQFEPMISACIRKLSIYKNHELYRQAGRIALWKAWVKFDVEKGDFAPYAYRSIYGGILDELKREKRQEEQVDPMEDEKLGFLLEQSMATSLLREDLETAIESLQSNERELLMWIFVEGVSLQQAATRVGITIPGIKKRRERMLAKLRERIEK is encoded by the coding sequence TTGACTAATTTTGAAGAAGTATTGAAGCAGTTTGAGCCGATGATTTCTGCCTGCATTCGAAAGCTAAGCATATATAAAAATCATGAGCTTTATAGACAGGCTGGTAGAATTGCGTTATGGAAGGCATGGGTTAAGTTCGATGTGGAAAAAGGAGATTTTGCACCCTATGCGTACCGATCCATATATGGGGGAATACTTGACGAATTAAAACGAGAAAAGCGTCAGGAGGAGCAAGTTGATCCCATGGAGGATGAAAAATTGGGGTTTTTACTTGAACAATCTATGGCGACAAGCTTATTGCGAGAGGATTTAGAAACAGCGATTGAATCATTGCAGTCAAATGAGCGAGAACTGTTGATGTGGATATTCGTGGAAGGCGTCTCGCTGCAGCAGGCTGCGACCAGAGTTGGTATCACAATACCGGGTATTAAAAAGAGGCGGGAAAGAATGCTTGCAAAATTGAGAGAACGTATTGAAAAATAG
- a CDS encoding S-layer homology domain-containing protein: MKQNRLLLWSLIFILPLYSILSNVGIVSAAVLTNDETSITSDTNDEDKILSVDPKLSDEEVVKKAKEALAISYTDEDDASSTSKNLILLTTGIEDAVISWHSDKPEIIASDGKVTQPLTSTGSQLVTLTATISKGEVSDTKVFNVTVLELAEEIAPVLIAGLVERLSQTTATVKFTSSKLGHYYYEIVESGKSSTEIIGTTEGKPVSTEEETINLTDLEFGAKDIYIIVKDEKENTSEKLKIEIPEFIDFSTSTGRHVRVEDEVFLGGKYIEVGISKSGSFGTKNNAPDGFHPIDRLNLGFVFDGDGFDTGKAMTSGDYFLPGGPYEGFIVGYKNEESPVTFLNAERSSSIRIPSISIEDISTEKMLAAKTIGFTSDDMLKVEQTVSFNENDKFFKMTVLITNNTDSMLNDVRYMRSVDPDVDLDMSGTFDTINSVPYNFPSDSKSVALAKGPITGNSLVLMSTDSRSRASLITTDPYSEQAFNDNGTTAEITEDAMIGLTFTLGNLSPGQTETIEYFYSLDSDIDKTIGDIENEAGPGISDEEAVANELEKLVIGYGEEDNESNVTNDVVLPTKGMNGTQISWSSNTPGIINEDGAVNRPTYLTGDSDIILTATITKGDTSVIKTFKLKVIKLPITDLESVNIAKESLTISYSPGDSESSVKQKLTLPTSGPEATTITWSSNPAGSILEDGTVLRSSNADKNITVTATISKNGVTTTKEFQVTILKNPASVPNPTPTPAPTPAPTGPTTEQVEVDVDGEDGTNLTKTPVTRTTEPNGTVKDKVAMTETLAKEIVAKAKQQGVDTARIVIPDAKDKVAEIKVDIPKSALKQLNDGNLKLEIVTDYGVISIPTKSISGFAEDLYFRIVPMKTEQQRKLVEERAKKEEMIQDVAQNQTVQVLGRPMEIETNMQSREVSIVLPLKDSLPSDANKRQEIFDNLGVFIEHSDGTKELMQGKLIKMKDGSEGIEFTVTKFSTFTLIYMDGWKEFQDEQKQIHKAYINGVGDGTFRPNAKVTRAQMAKMLARNLSDVDSINLLSYMDVSKTHWAYNDILKAKNAGIMLGTSTDKFNPEGTITRAQMAMIGYRWIQQECKKNASSFDSCASLTSLSQANYKDVSTNHWAVEAIDFMKMTNFMNGYDDSIFKPDEKLTRAQAVKVLNHLFKRDPLTEVKTSTYKDVPTTHWAFAEIEEATREHIFTIDTDGKEYRVPVSETIPN, translated from the coding sequence TTGAAGCAAAACAGATTATTATTATGGTCACTTATTTTTATACTTCCACTTTATAGCATACTTAGTAATGTTGGTATAGTAAGTGCGGCAGTATTGACCAATGATGAAACTAGTATTACTTCAGATACAAATGATGAGGATAAAATTTTATCCGTTGATCCAAAATTATCAGATGAAGAAGTTGTAAAAAAGGCAAAGGAAGCATTAGCCATTAGTTATACGGATGAGGATGACGCATCGAGTACGTCCAAGAATTTAATTCTCCTTACGACAGGTATAGAGGACGCAGTTATAAGCTGGCACTCAGATAAACCAGAAATTATAGCGAGTGATGGAAAAGTTACCCAACCTCTTACTTCAACAGGGAGTCAGTTAGTAACATTAACTGCAACAATTTCTAAAGGTGAAGTATCAGATACAAAAGTATTCAATGTAACAGTACTAGAATTGGCAGAAGAGATAGCACCGGTTCTAATTGCAGGACTAGTGGAGCGTTTATCCCAAACAACTGCCACGGTAAAATTTACATCAAGTAAACTTGGACACTACTATTATGAAATAGTGGAGAGTGGTAAGTCCTCTACTGAAATAATAGGGACAACAGAAGGAAAACCAGTATCGACTGAAGAAGAAACGATTAATTTAACAGATTTAGAGTTTGGTGCAAAGGATATTTATATAATAGTTAAAGATGAGAAAGAAAATACCAGTGAAAAACTAAAAATTGAAATCCCCGAGTTTATTGACTTCTCTACTAGTACTGGTAGACATGTTCGTGTAGAAGATGAAGTTTTCTTAGGTGGAAAGTATATCGAGGTAGGTATATCGAAAAGTGGCTCATTTGGAACAAAAAATAACGCCCCTGATGGATTTCATCCGATTGACCGTTTAAATTTAGGATTCGTCTTTGATGGAGACGGTTTTGATACTGGCAAAGCCATGACTAGTGGAGACTACTTCTTACCAGGTGGTCCATATGAAGGATTTATTGTTGGTTATAAAAATGAGGAAAGTCCAGTAACTTTTTTAAATGCCGAAAGAAGCTCAAGCATACGGATACCAAGTATATCTATTGAAGATATATCTACTGAAAAAATGTTAGCGGCTAAAACAATTGGTTTTACGTCAGATGATATGCTGAAGGTAGAACAAACCGTATCATTCAATGAAAATGATAAATTTTTTAAAATGACAGTGTTAATCACAAATAATACGGATAGCATGTTGAATGATGTGAGATATATGCGTTCAGTAGATCCAGACGTAGATCTTGATATGAGTGGTACCTTTGATACTATTAATTCGGTTCCATATAATTTTCCTAGTGATTCAAAATCTGTAGCATTAGCAAAAGGCCCTATTACGGGAAATTCTCTTGTGTTAATGTCGACTGATTCAAGATCTAGGGCATCACTGATTACTACAGACCCATATTCTGAACAGGCATTTAATGACAATGGTACAACCGCAGAAATTACGGAAGATGCTATGATAGGATTAACATTTACTTTAGGTAATTTATCCCCTGGGCAAACAGAAACAATAGAATATTTCTATAGCTTAGATAGCGATATCGATAAAACAATAGGGGATATAGAAAATGAAGCAGGTCCTGGAATATCGGATGAGGAAGCAGTTGCAAACGAATTAGAAAAATTAGTTATAGGATATGGGGAAGAAGACAATGAGTCTAACGTTACTAACGACGTAGTGCTTCCTACGAAAGGGATGAATGGGACGCAGATTAGTTGGTCTTCAAACACACCTGGAATCATTAATGAGGATGGTGCAGTTAACCGTCCTACCTATTTAACTGGAGATTCAGATATCATTTTAACTGCTACTATTACAAAAGGAGACACTTCAGTAATAAAAACCTTTAAACTGAAAGTTATAAAGCTACCAATTACGGATTTAGAGTCGGTGAATATAGCAAAAGAATCGTTAACTATAAGCTACTCACCTGGAGATAGTGAATCAAGTGTAAAACAAAAGCTTACTCTCCCAACTTCAGGACCGGAAGCAACAACCATTACCTGGTCAAGTAATCCTGCTGGATCTATATTGGAAGATGGAACAGTGCTCCGCTCTTCAAATGCAGACAAGAATATCACTGTCACAGCGACAATTTCAAAGAATGGTGTAACAACGACGAAGGAGTTTCAAGTGACAATACTGAAGAATCCAGCATCAGTACCTAATCCAACACCAACTCCGGCACCAACACCGGCACCAACCGGTCCAACAACCGAACAAGTCGAGGTCGATGTTGATGGTGAAGATGGGACAAACTTAACGAAAACGCCAGTCACTCGTACGACTGAGCCGAATGGTACCGTTAAGGATAAAGTTGCAATGACAGAGACACTCGCTAAAGAAATAGTAGCGAAAGCGAAACAACAAGGTGTCGATACAGCAAGAATTGTCATTCCAGATGCAAAGGATAAAGTAGCTGAAATCAAGGTGGACATTCCGAAGTCCGCATTAAAACAGCTAAATGATGGCAACCTGAAGCTAGAAATTGTTACAGATTATGGTGTGATATCTATACCAACTAAATCGATTTCTGGATTTGCAGAAGATTTATACTTCCGCATCGTACCGATGAAAACGGAACAACAACGAAAACTAGTAGAAGAACGTGCGAAGAAGGAAGAAATGATACAAGATGTCGCACAAAATCAAACCGTGCAAGTATTAGGTCGCCCGATGGAAATCGAAACAAATATGCAGAGTAGAGAAGTTTCGATTGTTCTTCCATTAAAAGATAGTTTGCCGTCGGATGCGAACAAGCGTCAAGAAATCTTCGATAACCTTGGTGTATTCATCGAGCATAGCGATGGAACAAAGGAGCTAATGCAAGGTAAACTTATCAAGATGAAGGATGGCTCTGAAGGTATTGAATTTACGGTTACGAAATTCAGTACGTTCACATTAATCTATATGGATGGCTGGAAGGAATTCCAGGATGAACAGAAGCAAATCCATAAAGCTTATATTAACGGGGTAGGAGACGGAACCTTCCGTCCAAATGCGAAGGTAACGCGTGCACAAATGGCCAAGATGTTAGCTCGGAATTTGTCAGATGTAGATTCTATCAATCTACTATCCTACATGGATGTCAGCAAAACCCACTGGGCATATAATGACATACTGAAAGCAAAAAATGCAGGCATTATGTTAGGGACAAGTACAGATAAATTCAATCCTGAAGGGACAATCACCCGCGCTCAAATGGCAATGATTGGGTACCGTTGGATTCAACAGGAATGCAAGAAGAATGCTTCCTCTTTTGACAGCTGTGCTTCTCTTACAAGTCTCAGCCAAGCGAATTATAAGGATGTTTCAACGAATCACTGGGCAGTTGAAGCGATTGACTTCATGAAGATGACAAATTTCATGAATGGATATGATGATAGTATCTTCAAACCAGATGAAAAACTAACACGAGCTCAAGCAGTAAAAGTTCTCAACCATCTCTTCAAACGTGACCCATTAACCGAAGTTAAAACTTCGACCTACAAGGATGTCCCAACAACTCATTGGGCATTCGCAGAGATCGAAGAAGCAACTAGAGAGCATATATTCACGATAGACACAGATGGAAAGGAATATCGTGTTCCTGTGTCAGAAACAATTCCCAACTAA